From a region of the Calliphora vicina chromosome 4, idCalVici1.1, whole genome shotgun sequence genome:
- the LOC135958802 gene encoding dynein axonemal intermediate chain 4-like: MTPAKVTKFTKLTIEDDDKREMAPPEVKIKKVMMDRIEPSSATASLMHLSLYERMLLETQKILHIRSQLVVHEKIDNKMVNVTPKPIDVPYETEGYKKLTRKYTGLQVGGDVGDDITSFKSVTSTIMKSRSSRGVGLRLSLEDIINGVGSERMLMDLQVSARHSSHMVSLDSSTSSLSLPEMPLVPKYKWPFIRIILRKTELQLLFEQRSMTAIKNTEDGNFAEMDNKEYDYLTLGRGKVRRRSEAESQTSETLYKAREINTNKLETRDVATYVSYFEMFDTYNQLEDIKYGFNEYESTKLHISQSQTPEEQFAIIAQLPSFHLASVIIKRLLAGNTYEEGQKRFRNMISVTRTVKKINYKYSLKTLFNIHPASKDKVRKAISDMSFCYTNSDILAVAYGIYSYQAAKLPKRGEVCVWSIKNPCDPERFYNYEVPVVSVEFSPYMPTLLAIGLFDGSVEVRDITNYNQPAVAISQRNSSPGVDPVLAIKWIKQATSNGHEDVDPFIALSQDGSVTQYTIINSPFLSGFKLMSLERIEGIPEGLPGIKCSSELTQHTNRCSQGLNLTKHPTQLDIYYVLTDEGCVHKCSTNYQHHYLQVLKTHEGAVNAMDFSPWSPKLFLTCGNDWCIRIWMDGIFQPLVTLKNTCGPYQWAAWSRVHSTILIAINRKQCEIWDLRRNILKPMSTTFVGTSYNTMGIFSLDGNSIAIGTERGKVVINALDEMPFPPYYQYDTLEKAIYKAVSIYPELLIELKSIGYFGYPNKEFVKPT; encoded by the exons ATGACTCCAGCAAAGGTCACAAAATTTACCAAACTCACAATTGAAGATGATGACAAAAGAGAAATG GCTCCACCGGAagtcaaaatcaaaaaagtcaTGATGGATCGTATCGAGCCATCATCGGCCACAGCATCTTTAATGCATTTAAGTTTATACGAACGCATGTTGTTGGAGACTCAAAAGATCTTGCACATAAGATCTCAATTGGTAGTTCATGAGAAAATAGATAATAAAATGGTAAATGTAACACCCAAACCAATAGATGTTCCCTACGAGACGGAAGGTTATAAGAAATTGACAAGAAAATATACTGGCTTGCAAGTTGGTGGGGATGTAGGGGATGATATAACCAGTTTTAAGAGTGTGACAAGTACTATAATGAAATCGCGATCATCTAGGGGAGTGGGATTGAGACTGTCACTGGAAGATATAATAAATGGG GTTGGCAGTGAGCGTATGCTTATGGATTTACAAGTCTCTGCCAGACACTCTTCCCACATGGTAAGTTTAGACTCTTCAACATCTTCTCTATCACTGCCAGAAATGCCCTTAGTCCCCAAATACAAATGGCCCTTCATACGCATAATATTGCGCAAAACAGAGCTACAGCTGCTGTTTGAACAACGCAGTATGACGGCTATAAAAAATACCGAGGATGGTAATTTCGCTGAAATGGATAATAAAGAATATGATTACCTTACCCTTGGTAGAGGTAAAGTACGCAGGCGTTCGGAGGCTGAATCACAAACATCAGAAACTCTATATAAAGCCAGAGAAATCAATACCAACAAGTTAGAGACAAGAGACGTTGCCACATATGTTTCTTACTTTGAAATGTTTGATACCTACAATCAGCTGGAAGATATCAAATATGGCTTCAATGAGTACGAATCCACAAAGCTGCATATTTCCCAAAGTCAAACTCCAGAGGAACAATTTGCTATTATAGCACAATTGCCCTCATTTCACCTGGCCAGTGTGATAATAAAACGTTTATTGGCTGGAAATACCTATGAAGAGGGTCAAAAACGATTCCGCAATATGATAAGCGTAACAAGAACGGTGAAAAagattaattataaatattctcTGAAAACTTTGTTTAACATACATCCAGCTTCCAAAGATAAAGTACGAAAAGCGATATCCGACATGAGTTTCTGTTATACCAACAGCGATATATTGGCCGTGGCTTATGGCATTTACTCCTATCAGGCGGCCAAATTACCCAAAAGAGGTGAAGTGTGTGTGTGGAGCATTAAGAATCCCTGTGATCCAGAACGTTTCTATAACTACGAGGTGCCAGTGGTGTCAGTAGAATTCTCTCCCTATATGCCTACATTATTGGCCATAGGCCTGTTCGATGGTTCGGTGGAAGTTAGAGATATAACAAACTATAATCAACCTGCTGTAGCGATATCTCAGCGCAATTCGTCACCTGGTGTTGATCCCGTTTTGGCCATTAAATGGATTAAACAAGCCACTTCCAATGGCCATGAAGATGTCGATCCTTTTATCGCACTCTCCCAGGATGGTTCAGTCACACAATATACTATTATTAATAGTCCCTTTTTGTCGGGTTTCAAGCTAATGTCTTTGGAACGAATTGAGGGTATACCGGAGGGCTTGCCGGGCATTAAATGTTCCTCTGAGTTAACACAACATACTAATCGTTGTTCGCAAGGCttgaatttaacaaaacatCCCACTCAATTAGATATATATTATGTGCTAACCGATGAGGGTTGTGTGCACAAGTGTTCGACAAATTATCAACATcattatttacaagttttgaagACCCATGAGGGCGCCGTTAATGCTATGGATTTTTCGCCTTGGTCACCGAAATTGTTTTTGACATGCGGCAATGATTG GTGCATACGCATATGGATGGATGGTATATTCCAGCCTTTAGTAACACTTAAAAATACATGTGGACCCTATCAGTGGGCTGCTTGGAGTCGTGTGCATTCCACTATATTGATAGCAATTAATCGTAAACAGTGTGAAATATGGGATTTGAGGAGAAACATTCTGAAGCCCATGTCAACCACTTTCGTTGGTACATCATATAATACCATGGGAAT CTTCTCTCTCGATGGCAATTCCATTGCAATTGGCACCGAACGAGGCAAAGTAGTAATCAACGCTTTAGATGAGATGCCCTTTCCGCCCTACTATCAATATGACACTTTGGAAAAGGCCATTTACAAAGCGGTCAGCATTTACCCAGAATTGCTaatagaattaaaaagtattgGTTATTTCGGTTATCCGAATAAGGAATTTGTAAAACCAACCTGA